Part of the Weissella coleopterorum genome is shown below.
TGCACAGCAAGACGATTTTAGTAAGACAGTTAAAAATTCATTTTACGCCGTAGATATGAACCAGATAAATTCAGACCATAGAGATATAACATTAAATAATAAAAATTTTAATTCAAATATACCTCTGGCCATAACTTTTGATATGCCAAATAATTTAAAAGCATTGAATAAGCTTAAAAAGAACGTTGAGTCAATAAAATTCTCACTGTTTACTCATGATAGTTTAGATACTAAATTATCTACAAAGGATCATGAAATTATGTTTTCAAATAACCAATACCTATTAGATGGACAACTAGCAGACCGTCATAATGTTGATATTAAAATTAAAAAAGCACCTAAATATCAACCTGTCAAAAATTGGGGTAATATTTTTTTCGAAGCTCAAAATAATATGATGTTAATATTTTTCATTATAACCTTTATTATCTTAGGTATTTATTTAGTTATAGGACGTAAGGCTTACATGAAAATGTTCAAACGTAGTAAACATTCAGAAAGAGGTGATTAAAATTTCTATTCTAGATATTTCGTTATTTTTTGCAATTATTTCAATTTGGGGCATTATGATTGTAAATGTAATATTGACAATCGCTGGCTATACTAATTACTTAAAGTGGTCTAAAACACCTGCCCCACAACTTCAAAATACAATTCCTTTTGTTTCAATAATGGTGCCCGCACATAATGAGGGGCTTGTTATCGTCAAAACCATTCAATCATTATTAGCATTTGATTATCCTACCGATAAGTATGAAATTATTGTTATTAATGACAATTCAAATGACAATTCCGCTGAGCTACTAAAAAACTTACAACAGGTGCATCCAACTCGTAATTTAACAGTTATTAATACCGATCAGATCACAGGGGGGAAGGGTAAGTCCAATGCCTTAAATATTGGATTAAAAAGATCCCGTGGTTCTGTTATTTCAATTTATGATGCCGATAATACCCCGGAACGTGGTGCGCTCAGATATTTAGTTGCTGAATTACTGTCTAACGATGAATACGGCGCAGTAATTGGTAAGTTTAGAACACGAAATAAAAATGCGTCTATTTTAACCCGGTTTATTAATATAGAAACATTATCTTTTCAATGGATGGCACAAGCTGGGAGACAACAATTATTTAAATTAGGAACCATTCCCGGTACGAATTATGTTATACGACGAAACATTATCGAACAAATTGGTGGATGGGATGAAAAAGCATTAGCTGAAGATACAGAAATCAGTTTCCAAATTTATTGGTTGGGACATCTAATTAAATTTCAACCGCTAGCGGTGACCTGGGAACAGGAACCACAAACGATGGATGTATGGTTCCATCAACGCACTCGTTGGGTTAAGGGTAATATATATGTTGTTTTAAAAAATTTTAAGAAGCTTTTTACTAAAGAAGGTAAACATATTCGTTTTGATTTAGTATATTTTTCATCAATATATTTTTTATTATTAGCATCATTAATCTTGTCCGATATTATCTTCATTTTATCAGTTGCTGGAGTTACTCATTCAACGCTCATAGGATTTAGTAATTCACTGTGGTTTATTGCAATTTTAAGTTTCATTGTTACAACTTTTATTACAATTACAACCGAAAAAGGTGAAATGAAAATAAGTAATTTATTCATAATTGTTGCTATGTATTTAATATATAGTCAGATGTGGTTAGCAGTAGCCTTATATGGGATGGTAGGATATGTTCGAGAACAAATTTTTCATAAAGAAGCCAAATGGTATAAAACAAAGCGCTATAAGTAAAAATATACAAGTTATTTTATTATTTATTGCTCTAGGAATTGGGATGCTTTATGGGCCCAATAATATTGTTTTAGCAGATAATGTAGCTGAACATCAGAGTTTTAGTCAAAATTTCAATAATTCGAACAGTACGATTTCTGGACGAAGCGTACACTATGATGTATTTTTTACTAAAATGAATTATTGGAATATTGATCAAGGACAAATTAATTTTAATTTCAAAATATCGCAATTAACTGATAATGACGTTTCTGATTTAACATTATCTATAAATGGAGTCAAATTCTATTCTTTTCGACCGGATTCAACGTCTGACCTGCAAAGCAAAACGATCGACATTCCAACAGATTTAATTCAAGATTCAAATCATTTACAAATATCAGGGCAGATAATGAATCAAGTTGATGACCAGACTATCATTGCTGAGACGCCAGCGAATTGGCTTACAGTTTATCAAGATTCAAATATTAACTTAAACTATTCTCTAACTGATGCAGCTGAAAAAATCAATGAATTTTACGCTCATTTTACGGGAATGGATACTGTCTTAAATCAAAAATCTGCAATCCAGATAAATCCCGAATTAACAGATCCAGAGATAGAGGCTAATCTATATGCTTTAACAGGTCTTGATCGTATTCTGTCAAATAAGGGTAAAATACCGCTTATTTCTAGTAATGATACCAGCATCGATAATTATAATTATCAAATCATCATTGCAAAACAGGATCATTTGCCAAAACGTTTTAAAAATATTGGTGCCAATTTAGATCAGGATCATGCTGTAATTCAAACTATTATTCAGCAAAATATACATTATCTAATCGTCACTGCCAAAAATCAGAAACAATTAATTAAGGCATCTCGTTTTATTGCCAATCCAGAATTAATGAATGAGACACAACAAGCAAAAAAGAAAATTTCAACTAATACTCAAACATTCATAGCAACATCCCAAAATAAAAACATTCAAAATATAACCCAAACGGAAACGTATTTGTCAGGTGCCGGGCACCATGAAGCGACTTATTCGCTTTCTATGCCGGTTAATCAAAATAATGCCAACGGTTCAAAAATTAAATTACACACAAAATATGCCAAAAATATCGACTTTAAGAACTCTCTAATTTCCGTCGAAATTGATGATAAAAAAATAGGTAGTCATCAACTCACAGCCCAAAAGGCAGATGATGATACATTCGAAGTAAAAATTCCAAATGGACAATCTCTTAGCAGAAACTTCAATCTAAAAGTTACTTTTGATTTGGTTAATAAATATAGTTCCTTAAATTCAACTCCTTGGGCAGTAATTGAACCACAATCTACTATCTCAATTAAGTCAGAACCAATGAATAATTTATTATTTGACAATTATCCAAGCACTTTTATCAAAAATAAAACTTTCGACAATATTGCATTAATCAGGCCTAAAAAAATCAATAGTTTTTATCTTGATACACTTGCTAGTTTATTTTATGGAATTGGGAATTATGCGGAACAAAATACGGGAAATATAACTATATACCAAAAAACTCCTAATAAAAGTCAACTCGCAAATAGTAGCATCATTGCATTTGGAACACCTAATGATAATGAATTTATAAAAAAGGCAAATAATGATTTGTATTTTAAATTTGATCATAATTTTCAAAACATAATTTCAAATGAAAAAATGAGTTTAGAAACCAAATACAGTCAAACAATTGGTACAGCTCAATTATTAAGATCTCCATATAACCAAAAGCGATCACTTTTAATTCTGACAGCGATTCACGATTCAGATGTCGCTATGGCTGCTAATCAAATTAGTTCACAAGATTCATTAGCTCAAATTCATGGGGATGCAATTGTTATTGATCAAAATAATCATAAACAAACTTACCGCTTTAAAAAAGACACCGCAGCTGATGCCCGTTTAGATCTGGATTTAAAGTTAAAGCGCAATCACAAATTAATTGTATACATTCTTATCTTTATTTTTATCTTAATTTCGTTGATTGGATCAGCAATCATGATTTTGCACAAAAATGGTAAGCTAACATTAGGAAGGAACAGTGATGAAAGATAATAAAAATAATTCTATTTTAAGCGATGTTTATTTATTAATTTTTTTAGCGTTAATTCTAACGACCGCAATTATTACCAATCTATCAGGTCAACTAATGATTAACGCCATTTACTTATTTATAACTATGCTTTTAATCTTAGTAACGTATTTCTTCAATCTGTTCATTGGTATCGCTTTTAATTTAATATTTATGTTTGGTCAAGCTTTGTATATGATATTTTTGAATACCGTCAATCATGGTGAAATAGATCTACTTCAAATTTACTGGTTAATAATCCCCATCTTATTATCGATTACATTTTATGCACTAACCATTCAATTTCGCCAACTACAAAGTGATAATTTAGATTTACAAGCCAGAATTGTCGAACAAGGCGCCTTTAACCCTAAGACACATTTAAGAACAACAGTCGCTTTTTTAGAGGACTCGAGTATCTTCACAGAAACAAGTCAGCGTTTCAACATACCAACAAGTGTTGTCGCAATTCAAATCCGTTATTTAGATCAATTACGGGAAATTATGAGTAATCGCCGGATTGATGAATTAATTCAATTAATAACTAGCGCATTGCGGCAAAGCACTCGTGGAAATGATATTTCTTACTTAATAAATGATAATGAGAATAGTTTAACATGGGCAATCTTACTTTATACTGATATTCAAGGTGCTCAAATAGTTGAAAAAAGAATTAAAGAAAATTTTGACAAATTATTATTAAATTCTAGTCTTTTAAAAGATATCGATATCAGTTTAAAAACTGGGGCCGTACAATACAATGAAGATGAAATTAAAAATACCAATGCATATATGGAAGCCGCAATTAAAGAAGTCGAGTACGATGTTTAAATGAAAATATTTCCATGAATTATGAATATAGTTGCTTTTTAGATTTTGAATACTATCAAAAAGAACTTTATTTAATTGTTGCAACTAATACTCATATCTAACCAAACGACCGATGAACTAACGAATCAATTAGTTCCTTGGTCATTTTTATTTATTAATAAAAATCATTGTAATTATGTAGTTCGTTATGAACAAATACATATTTATATGAATACACAAGAACACTAGCCAAGTACAATCGTAGATATGCTTTTTTAGTATTTATCCTAAATTTTTAAAATATTTATGCAACTTGTGACCAAAATCAAAATTCAATAAACGCTTGTCGACTCGTTGTCAGCCAACTCACAGCATGATCATTCTTGATCTACAATTAAATAAACCAGTAGAGTCAGCTGAATTAAGTAATCTTTGCTGGCTTTTTTAGATAGTATTTTTTATTTTAAAACTTGATACCTATCAATTTATATTTTAATAAAACAGCTTACAATCAATTTAATTACTAAATAAAGGGGTTTATTATGTCCTCGATACAAAATTTTTTTAAAAAGTTTCAAAAGGCCAATCTAATCGGTATGTCAACATTGTTAGGTTTCGCATTATTGTTCCACTTTATACACCTCAGCAAATTATCTCAAATACTAATATTATTAGTGGTGCTGATCGGTATTTTGCCAATTTTTTTACGTGCCATAAGTGCGTTACAATATAAAAGTATATCAATTGAGTTACTAATTTCGATTGCAGTGCTTGGAGCACTTATGATTCATGAATACGATGAAGCGGGAATCGTTGTATGGCTTTTTACCTTGGGCGATTGGTTACAGGTCATCATGTTAAGAAAGACGCGCCAATCAATTCGTGACCTAATTAAAACCGTCCCAACCACCGCGCTAAAAGTTAATACATCCGATGATCGTCATTATGAAGAGGTGGCTATTGATGAACTAGTTCCCAATCAATATATTTTAGTTAAAGCTGGATCTACAATCCCTGTTGACGGAGTAGTCGTGCAAGGAACCAGTTATGTTAACGAAGCTAGTATTACGGGTGAATCTAAACCAACCCACAAGATAGTATTATCCGATGTTTTCGCTGGTACGTTCGTTAATGATGGCACTATTGTTGTTAAAGTGAACAAAACTGGTGATGAAACTGTCTTTGGTAAATTGATTGAGTTAATTGAAGATGCACAGGATAGCCAGACCAAAGAACAGCAATTCATTGATCAATTTGCGCAATATTATACCCCGATGATCTTGATTTT
Proteins encoded:
- a CDS encoding glycosyltransferase family 2 protein, with amino-acid sequence MSILDISLFFAIISIWGIMIVNVILTIAGYTNYLKWSKTPAPQLQNTIPFVSIMVPAHNEGLVIVKTIQSLLAFDYPTDKYEIIVINDNSNDNSAELLKNLQQVHPTRNLTVINTDQITGGKGKSNALNIGLKRSRGSVISIYDADNTPERGALRYLVAELLSNDEYGAVIGKFRTRNKNASILTRFINIETLSFQWMAQAGRQQLFKLGTIPGTNYVIRRNIIEQIGGWDEKALAEDTEISFQIYWLGHLIKFQPLAVTWEQEPQTMDVWFHQRTRWVKGNIYVVLKNFKKLFTKEGKHIRFDLVYFSSIYFLLLASLILSDIIFILSVAGVTHSTLIGFSNSLWFIAILSFIVTTFITITTEKGEMKISNLFIIVAMYLIYSQMWLAVALYGMVGYVREQIFHKEAKWYKTKRYK
- a CDS encoding cellulose biosynthesis cyclic di-GMP-binding regulatory protein BcsB, yielding MFENKFFIKKPNGIKQSAISKNIQVILLFIALGIGMLYGPNNIVLADNVAEHQSFSQNFNNSNSTISGRSVHYDVFFTKMNYWNIDQGQINFNFKISQLTDNDVSDLTLSINGVKFYSFRPDSTSDLQSKTIDIPTDLIQDSNHLQISGQIMNQVDDQTIIAETPANWLTVYQDSNINLNYSLTDAAEKINEFYAHFTGMDTVLNQKSAIQINPELTDPEIEANLYALTGLDRILSNKGKIPLISSNDTSIDNYNYQIIIAKQDHLPKRFKNIGANLDQDHAVIQTIIQQNIHYLIVTAKNQKQLIKASRFIANPELMNETQQAKKKISTNTQTFIATSQNKNIQNITQTETYLSGAGHHEATYSLSMPVNQNNANGSKIKLHTKYAKNIDFKNSLISVEIDDKKIGSHQLTAQKADDDTFEVKIPNGQSLSRNFNLKVTFDLVNKYSSLNSTPWAVIEPQSTISIKSEPMNNLLFDNYPSTFIKNKTFDNIALIRPKKINSFYLDTLASLFYGIGNYAEQNTGNITIYQKTPNKSQLANSSIIAFGTPNDNEFIKKANNDLYFKFDHNFQNIISNEKMSLETKYSQTIGTAQLLRSPYNQKRSLLILTAIHDSDVAMAANQISSQDSLAQIHGDAIVIDQNNHKQTYRFKKDTAADARLDLDLKLKRNHKLIVYILIFIFILISLIGSAIMILHKNGKLTLGRNSDER
- a CDS encoding GGDEF domain-containing protein — protein: MKDNKNNSILSDVYLLIFLALILTTAIITNLSGQLMINAIYLFITMLLILVTYFFNLFIGIAFNLIFMFGQALYMIFLNTVNHGEIDLLQIYWLIIPILLSITFYALTIQFRQLQSDNLDLQARIVEQGAFNPKTHLRTTVAFLEDSSIFTETSQRFNIPTSVVAIQIRYLDQLREIMSNRRIDELIQLITSALRQSTRGNDISYLINDNENSLTWAILLYTDIQGAQIVEKRIKENFDKLLLNSSLLKDIDISLKTGAVQYNEDEIKNTNAYMEAAIKEVEYDV